Proteins from a genomic interval of Diospyros lotus cultivar Yz01 chromosome 6, ASM1463336v1, whole genome shotgun sequence:
- the LOC127804064 gene encoding annexin Gh1-like, translating into MATLTIPSSVPSPAEDAEQLRKAFAGWGTNEDLIIQILAHRNAAQRTLIRQTYAATYGEDLLKELDRELSSDFEQIVMLWALDPDERDAFLVNEATRRFTASNLVLIEIACTRSSNELFLVRRAYHARYKRSLEEDVAYHTTGDFRKLLVPLVSSFRYEGDVVNMMLAKSEAKTLHAKISEKAYNDEEIIRILTTRSKAQLNATFNQYNNEFGNAINKDLRTDPKNEYLSLLRATIRCLTCPEKYFEKALRRAINKLGTDEWALTRVVATRAEVDMQRIKEEYQRRNTAHLDRAIAGDTSGDYKNMLLALIGHVDA; encoded by the exons ATGGCGACTCTTACCATTCCTTCATCGGTTCCATCTCCAGCGGAGGACGCCGAGCAGCTCAGGAAAGCCTTTGCAG GGTGGGGAACAAATGAGGATTTGATTATACAAATTTTGGCTCACAGGAATGCAGCCCAACGCACATTGATCCGACAGACTTATGCTGCCACTTATGGAGAAGATCTATTGAAAGAACTGGACAGAGAACTTTCGAGTGACTTTGAG CAAATAGTAATGCTATGGGCACTGGATCCAGATGAACGTGACGCATTCTTAGTTAATGAAGCTACAAGGAGGTTCACTGCTAGTAACTTGGTGCTCATTGAAATTGCTTGTACCAGATCTTCCAATGAGCTGTTTTTGGTGAGGCGGGCATACCATGCTCGTTATAAGAGATCCCTCGAAGAAGATGTTGCATACCACACAACTGGTGACTTCCGGAAG CTTTTGGTTCCTCTGGTGAGTTCATTCCGGTATGAGGGAGATGTGGTGAACATGATGCTTGCAAAATCAGAGGCCAAGACACTCCATGCGAAGATATCTGAGAAGGCTTATAATGATGAGGAAATTATCAGGATTCTGACCACACGGAGTAAAGCACAGCTGAACGCAACCTTTAACCaatataacaatgaatttgGAAATGCAATCAACAAG GATCTGAGGACAGACCCCAAAAATGAGTACCTTTCTCTATTGAGAGCAACAATAAGGTGCTTAACTTGCCCTGAAAAATACTTCGAGAAAGCTCTTCGACGGGCCATCAACAAGTTAGGGACAGACGAATGGGCTCTGACTCGCGTGGTTGCAACTCGGGCTGAGGTTGACATGCAGCGTATTAAGGAGGAATATCAAAGGAGGAACACTGCTCATCTGGACCGTGCGATTGCTGGAGACACATCTGGAGACTACAAGAACATGCTTCTAGCTTTGATAGGGCATGTTGATGCCTAA